The Bacteroidales bacterium DNA segment GCAATAATGCTTTTTCGTAATTATTTTGTGCAATCAACAGTAGTTATAAGAAAAGATGTAATACCGGAGGCAGGCTATTCCGAAGGCTTCGATATTGTTGAAGATTCAAAAATGTGGTTTGATGTATCTTTAAAAAGTAAAGCAGCAAACATTCAAAAATATCTTTTATACTACCGAGTACATACCGGCGGAGTTTCAAATACCGGAAGCGAGAAGCACATAAAAAACTCAAAGAAACTTTTTAAATATATTTTTAGTTATCTTCAAATAAATCCAACTGAAAAAGAGTTAAACTTACATTATTTGATTAAAAATCAAAAGAAAATCAATACAATAAAAGAATTGAAAGGAGTTGAACAATGGTTATTGAAAATCGCAAATCAAAACAAAATATTGCAAATATATGACCAAAAGGCTCTTAAAAAAGTAATATTTAACAGATGGATAAAAAGTTGTAACAAAGCAAAATCACTTCATATTAAAATGATATTGCTTTTACTGAAATCTAAACTTACAAGATATATATTCTTATGAAATCAATAATTAACAATAAAAATTTGCATAACAAAAGGTGAGACGCCGTCTCACCTTTTTGAAAGTCCTTAAAATGAGTGAATTAATAACTAATAAAAGCTATAACAAGCTACTTTCTAAAATTGGAAGTACTTATATCCAAGCAAAGGAAAATGCAATAATTGAAGTAAATATTGGATTGGTAAAAGCATATTGGGATATTGGCAGTTACATTATAGAATACGAACAGAAAGGTAAAATAAAAGCCGACTATGGAGATAAACTTATTTTACAATTATCAAGTGATTTAAAATTAAAATATGGCAAAGGTTTTAGTAAGAGCAACTTGATATATATGAGATTGTTTTACGTTAAATATCCTAAGTTTGAATTAGTATCTAAAAAGCTTTTTTGGTCTCATTATTTTGAGTTACTAAAACTTGATGATGATTTGGAGCGGAATTTTTACCAACAACAAACAATACATGAAAATTGGTCTGTAAGAGAATTAAAACGCCAAAAGAAAAAATCATTATTTCACAGATTGGCATTGAGTAAAAATAAAAAAGGGATATTAGAACTTGCAAAGAAAGGTCAAATTATAGAAAAAGAAAGCGATATAATAAAAACGCAAGTTCTTGATTTTTTAGGCTTTCCTGAACAATGCCAATATTCAGAAAGCGAACTTGAACAACGAATAATTGATAATTTACAAAGTTTTCTTCTTGAACTCGGAAAAGGATTTGCATTTGTAGGGAGACAATTTAGGATGACATTAAACAATAAAAATTATAGAGTTGATTTAGTATTTTACCACATAATTTTAAAATGTTACGTTCTGATTGACTTAAAAATAGGTGAAGTTGAACATAACGACTTAGGACAAATGAACATGTATCTTGGATATTTTTCAGCCGAAGAAAACAGAAAAGATGATAATGAACCGATAGGAATAGTTTTAACGAAAGAAAAGGAAGAAATTATGATAAATTATGCAATGTATGGCATGACAAGTAATTTATTTGTTTCAAAATATCAACTTTATTTACCGGACAAGAAAAAATTAAAACAAAAAATTCAGGAAATATTAGACAATGAATAAAAATACCGTTATCATTGCGATTATTATCAGCAGCTTGCGAGCTTGTATAGACCATTTTTCACAAGTTCACAAACTATTACCACCAACCTATACTAAATATTGGTCAATAATCTGCATACTATATAAAATTAACAGATGAAAAAAGAAGTTGATGTTTCTCTTCTTGCAACGAACTATAATAACGAAAAATTTCTTAAAGAGTTTTTTGAAAGCATTATTAATTCTACCGTTGAACCGAAAGAAATTATAATTGTAGATGACGGTTCAACAGATAATTCAACGGAAATAAT contains these protein-coding regions:
- a CDS encoding glycosyltransferase family 2 protein, whose protein sequence is MSTPVLSIVMPVYNRERYIAASVKSILSQTFSDFEFIIVNDGSTDKTEEKIKSFKDERIILINNEQNRGIVYSRNKGLSVAKGKYVGMFDSDDTAYPNKFEDQINFLTNNHDIGMVGSWVKHIDENGTVLKNKWKLKAKSKFIPAIMLFRNYFVQSTVVIRKDVIPEAGYSEGFDIVEDSKMWFDVSLKSKAANIQKYLLYYRVHTGGVSNTGSEKHIKNSKKLFKYIFSYLQINPTEKELNLHYLIKNQKKINTIKELKGVEQWLLKIANQNKILQIYDQKALKKVIFNRWIKSCNKAKSLHIKMILLLLKSKLTRYIFL
- a CDS encoding PDDEXK nuclease domain-containing protein, yielding MSELITNKSYNKLLSKIGSTYIQAKENAIIEVNIGLVKAYWDIGSYIIEYEQKGKIKADYGDKLILQLSSDLKLKYGKGFSKSNLIYMRLFYVKYPKFELVSKKLFWSHYFELLKLDDDLERNFYQQQTIHENWSVRELKRQKKKSLFHRLALSKNKKGILELAKKGQIIEKESDIIKTQVLDFLGFPEQCQYSESELEQRIIDNLQSFLLELGKGFAFVGRQFRMTLNNKNYRVDLVFYHIILKCYVLIDLKIGEVEHNDLGQMNMYLGYFSAEENRKDDNEPIGIVLTKEKEEIMINYAMYGMTSNLFVSKYQLYLPDKKKLKQKIQEILDNE